A stretch of Brassica napus cultivar Da-Ae chromosome C6, Da-Ae, whole genome shotgun sequence DNA encodes these proteins:
- the LOC106449134 gene encoding uncharacterized protein LOC106449134 produces the protein MASAGVSPAGYSLYGRMSLRREERGSENQDPAVDFEFCPEDPVTMLSADELFSDGKLVPLKFSGPAETRRRPQTSTVKTTTAAERTQSPEVRRRLEVEISELFSPRAPRCTSRWRELLGLKKAHESVSASSSPNPKTSSFKQFLHRGSKSSSPADATPLLMKESDMTSSRLSLSSSSSSSGHEIDDLPRQSLDLEKPSPNPFAPPSRIRLAKPRRPSNPTVDGVVNVTADSPRLNSSGKIVFHGLERSSSSPGCFTGGPRLKQHHRMPRSYSANVRITPVLNVPVSSLKSSLFFGQMFSSSSSSQYLQSYGKNHTTRTRVEF, from the coding sequence ATGGCTTCCGCTGGTGTTTCGCCGGCGGGATACTCTTTGTACGGTCGAATGTCTTTGAGGCGAGAAGAGAGGGGCTCTGAAAACCAAGATCCAGCGGTGGATTTCGAGTTTTGTCCCGAAGATCCGGTCACAATGCTCTCCGCCGACGAGCTCTTCTCCGACGGAAAGCTCGTGCCTTTGAAGTTCTCTGGTCCGGCGGAGACGAGGAGGAGGCCGCAGACTTCCACGGTCAAGACGACGACTGCTGCTGAACGGACCCAGTCGCCGGAGGTCCGGCGGAGGCTAGAGGTGGAGATCTCGGAGCTCTTCTCCCCGAGAGCTCCTCGTTGTACGAGCAGATGGCGAGAGCTTTTAGGCCTCAAGAAGGCACATGAATCTGTTTCTGCTTCTTCCTCCCCTAACCCGAAAACGTCGTCGTTCAAGCAATTTCTTCACCGCGGATCTAAATCTTCGTCGCCGGCTGATGCTACTCCGTTGTTGATGAAGGAGTCAGATATGACCTCTTCACGTCTCTCTCTATCATCATCGTCCTCTTCCTCCGGCCACGAGATCGATGACCTTCCAAGACAATCGCTTGACCTCGAGAAACCAAGTCCGAACCCCTTTGCTCCTCCCTCTCGGATCAGATTAGCCAAGCCAAGGCGTCCCTCCAATCCTACCGTGGACGGGGTTGTCAACGTGACGGCAGATAGTCCGAGGCTTAACTCATCTGGGAAAATCGTGTTTCATGGACTGGAAAGAAGCTCGAGCAGTCCCGGTTGCTTCACCGGCGGACCCAGACTGAAGCAACACCATAGAATGCCCAGATCCTACTCTGCTAATGTCAGAATCACCCCCGTGCTCAATGTTCCGGTTTCTTCTCTCAAATCAAGCCTCTTCTTCGGCCAGATGTTCTCTTCATCTTCGTCGTCGCAGTACTTACAGAGCTACGGCAAAAACCATACCACTCGAACCAGAGTAGAATTTTAA